From a single Candidatus Thorarchaeota archaeon genomic region:
- a CDS encoding MarR family transcriptional regulator, producing the protein MFARRSFLALPPSAKFLYVLLKARRKMSRQELIDETFLPPRTVNYGLSRLKDLGLIRDDVHDEDSRMVVYELLDAPF; encoded by the coding sequence ATGTTTGCCAGACGCTCATTCTTAGCTCTGCCTCCATCCGCAAAGTTTCTCTATGTTTTGCTTAAGGCGCGACGAAAGATGTCACGTCAGGAACTGATTGACGAGACCTTTCTGCCGCCTCGAACCGTCAATTACGGCCTTAGTCGGTTAAAGGATCTCGGTCTTATCCGAGACGATGTTCATGATGAGGACTCGCGGATGGTAGTCTATGAGCTGCTTGATGCCCCCTTCTAA
- a CDS encoding vacuolar protein-sorting-associated protein 25, with protein sequence MSVRERKREAESKKTKKQSSETSPKRITPTVVSRPPIDTEPDTMLEELEATVTSTQSATTTTADPIAPAIHETEMRPQIPFPSWGGPEESEWMYQIPPREDDAEMWTEEWADYLLTWAEATSTHVFSVATFIKETPFKFLLNKTEAFKRIASLLVDKDMAKWVDKKRKQLRVYWRPLEDWVDIIYEWALSTGNVRIDVKSLIIQESHQSFATLPEKDLYKIMEMLIERGMAKWVDKKKGAIVISI encoded by the coding sequence GTGAGCGTTCGAGAACGCAAACGTGAAGCCGAATCAAAGAAGACCAAAAAGCAGAGCTCTGAGACCTCACCTAAGAGAATCACTCCAACAGTCGTATCTCGACCACCGATCGACACGGAACCAGATACCATGTTAGAGGAGCTAGAGGCAACTGTAACTAGCACGCAATCAGCAACTACAACAACAGCAGATCCCATTGCACCCGCAATCCATGAGACCGAGATGAGACCTCAGATACCATTCCCATCATGGGGCGGACCTGAAGAGAGCGAATGGATGTATCAGATACCACCAAGAGAAGATGACGCTGAGATGTGGACCGAAGAGTGGGCGGACTATCTTCTCACATGGGCCGAAGCGACAAGCACCCATGTGTTCTCAGTGGCAACGTTCATCAAGGAGACCCCGTTCAAATTTCTACTCAATAAGACTGAGGCATTCAAGCGCATTGCGAGCCTACTTGTGGACAAAGACATGGCCAAGTGGGTGGACAAGAAACGAAAACAACTCCGGGTCTACTGGCGACCACTTGAGGACTGGGTGGACATAATCTACGAATGGGCACTGTCAACAGGAAATGTACGAATCGATGTTAAGTCCCTAATCATTCAAGAGAGCCATCAATCTTTTGCAACACTGCCCGAGAAGGATCTGTATAAAATAATGGAGATGCTGATCGAGAGGGGCATGGCCAAGTGGGTGGATAAAAAGAAGGGCGCCATTGTCATATCGATCTGA
- a CDS encoding aspartate aminotransferase family protein, with translation MDDRHLDIFKDLGFDDVTPKTMTNDYWKKRAAKSLALTTQDRDVYGCLDHTRGEGLTIYDVEGTEYLDMTGGVAVRALGIRYKPLLEFENKINDVIRELPGMDFDAIPQTLLAEKIASIIPGDHKKRVVFTTSGGRAVEGCMKSAIDLSGKHRFVAFRPAFHGRTGYALSLTASNSKHKTGYPQGVDVVRVFYPYCYRCPYGQDEESCNLECVEALRYALEVEGNDIAATVMEPICGEGGIIVPPSKAVQGIYKVTKEFGGYFMSDEVQAGMGRTGKWCAMEHHGVVPDYVSMAKALGGGYPLGASIGPAPMFTGPSRHSETFSAEPKMSLLALWILKQIEDKDFLKKNAEHGAYLLKRLKELVEKHEIVGDARGLGLMVGLEIVKDKKSKAKAPKLRDQIIKHLVAKEHLWILGAGQNAIRFTPSYVITNEQIDDAIDRLDRAIKAVSN, from the coding sequence ATGGACGACAGACATTTGGACATATTCAAAGATCTTGGTTTTGACGATGTCACTCCCAAGACAATGACTAATGACTACTGGAAGAAGCGTGCAGCAAAATCGCTGGCTTTGACAACCCAGGATCGGGATGTGTATGGTTGCTTGGATCACACCCGTGGTGAGGGTCTAACGATCTATGATGTTGAGGGCACGGAATATCTCGACATGACTGGCGGTGTCGCGGTGAGGGCTCTGGGCATCCGCTACAAACCGCTTCTGGAGTTTGAGAATAAGATCAATGATGTGATTCGGGAACTTCCTGGTATGGACTTTGATGCAATTCCACAGACACTACTTGCCGAGAAGATCGCATCTATCATCCCCGGCGACCATAAAAAGAGGGTTGTGTTCACAACCTCTGGTGGTCGCGCAGTCGAGGGCTGTATGAAATCAGCAATAGATCTGTCTGGCAAACATCGGTTCGTGGCATTTCGTCCGGCCTTTCACGGGCGTACCGGATATGCTCTATCACTGACCGCTTCTAATTCCAAACACAAGACTGGCTACCCACAAGGCGTTGATGTGGTTCGTGTGTTCTATCCTTACTGCTATCGCTGTCCCTACGGTCAAGATGAAGAGAGCTGTAATCTTGAGTGTGTTGAGGCTCTTCGTTACGCACTTGAAGTGGAAGGGAACGATATTGCGGCTACAGTGATGGAACCGATCTGTGGTGAGGGTGGAATCATAGTTCCTCCATCCAAGGCAGTTCAGGGTATCTACAAGGTCACCAAAGAGTTCGGTGGTTACTTCATGTCTGACGAAGTACAGGCCGGAATGGGCCGGACAGGCAAGTGGTGTGCAATGGAACATCATGGCGTTGTCCCCGATTATGTGTCCATGGCTAAGGCACTAGGGGGTGGCTATCCACTTGGCGCCTCAATAGGTCCTGCTCCTATGTTCACAGGCCCCTCACGTCACTCTGAAACCTTCTCTGCCGAGCCCAAGATGTCTCTTCTGGCCCTTTGGATTCTGAAGCAGATCGAGGACAAGGACTTTCTCAAGAAGAATGCAGAGCATGGTGCATACTTGCTGAAGAGGCTAAAAGAACTGGTCGAGAAACACGAGATTGTGGGTGATGCTCGCGGTTTGGGCCTCATGGTCGGTCTTGAGATCGTCAAGGACAAGAAGAGCAAGGCAAAGGCTCCAAAACTGCGTGATCAGATCATCAAGCATCTTGTTGCCAAGGAGCATCTTTGGATTCTCGGTGCTGGCCAAAATGCTATCCGATTCACCCCGAGCTATGTGATCACAAATGAGCAGATTGATGATGCCATAGATCGATTGGATCGTGCGATCAAGGCCGTATCCAATTAG
- a CDS encoding EAP30/Vps36 family vacuolar-sorting protein — protein sequence MSDVYQSELFASIATLDQLKRLYDLGAINIRSFQQESQTLLQDVQQHMDEMKRMGIDVNGFLAEERIIDEFPEAARMIGITPLQTRNLQGLTEDEYYDYIGLAVLDVATANSNKGLMGLAELIIEVVRRLPELKSVSYNDVIEAVNRVSRAGLIPGIRTLKGGVKIVELRPLELRRDQADVINLAASKGYVTLEEVMMALKWSEDHARRVLSSLVEAGMAVVDMKFSTGGRYYFPGLRSSTETKE from the coding sequence ATGAGTGATGTTTACCAATCAGAGCTTTTCGCATCAATTGCCACTTTAGACCAGCTCAAGCGTCTTTACGATCTGGGCGCGATTAACATCAGATCCTTCCAGCAGGAATCTCAGACTCTCCTCCAAGATGTTCAGCAACACATGGATGAAATGAAACGAATGGGTATTGATGTCAACGGTTTCCTTGCAGAAGAGCGAATCATTGATGAGTTTCCTGAGGCAGCTCGGATGATCGGTATAACTCCTCTCCAGACTCGGAATCTCCAAGGTCTGACCGAGGACGAATACTATGACTATATTGGACTGGCCGTGCTTGATGTGGCAACGGCTAATTCTAACAAGGGTCTCATGGGTCTTGCAGAACTCATTATTGAGGTCGTCCGCCGTCTGCCAGAGCTTAAATCTGTCAGTTACAATGATGTGATCGAGGCTGTCAACCGTGTATCTCGTGCCGGGCTAATCCCTGGTATCCGAACACTCAAAGGTGGAGTGAAGATTGTAGAGCTTCGCCCTCTTGAACTACGACGCGATCAGGCCGATGTCATCAATCTTGCCGCCAGCAAGGGCTATGTCACACTTGAAGAAGTGATGATGGCCCTCAAGTGGTCCGAGGATCATGCGCGCCGCGTTCTCTCCAGCCTTGTCGAGGCAGGAATGGCTGTTGTTGACATGAAGTTTAGTACTGGTGGCCGGTATTACTTTCCCGGGCTTCGAAGTAGTACTGAGACCAAAGAATGA
- a CDS encoding DNA-directed DNA polymerase I: MAKKNDNPDQGQASLDDFFGSSEEPPMQSEQQVQETNDPPPDFGSDPVEPTSTVVIINNDEPADEDEEDVESETPSESSIENEEIAPQSDYWVSKRVTPQNLPPSFVLSIDYNGQKNKAMVRLYRPDTEDTVFWFDNTNHQPYCYTDLPPQAAEYKVKQNRGFVRTETVQLQDLLHDRPVTMTKVIANNPLAIGGTRDSIRELLTMRERSGDPSAPTVTVNHAWEANIRYRNCYTYDSNIVPGMMYRIENGALLPCPPDLNESVLEKFRETLGDDPELERIVDLYAPMFFTEVPDIKRIALDIEVYSPMANRVPDANTAPYPVTAIGLSDNEGYNVCLVLKRKGHPEGTRGPDYPKQLRLIFYDDEKQMLLDAFKKIEEYPIVLTFVGDAFDFNYLYHRSSKLGIDLKRQCPIYLGRDVALLQTGVHVDLYKFLKNASIRLYALSGAYERTNLDSIAQGLLGFGKLERSTEIADLPYFELAHYCWLDANITLQITTFNDNLLLRLMVLLMRISRLSMEDVTRQGISSWIQSLFRQEHRSRKALIPRQIDIATAKGDAAQTTAMIKDKRFKGAIVIEPVPGVHFNTCVLDFASLYPTIMKQHNISYETVDCPHEECRLATDNRVPETEHWVCKKHRGMISQTIGFFRDTRVRWFKRLSKDKSLDERTRGWYTVVEKALKVFVNASYGVTGAQHFELFCMPAAESVTAFGRHAILQTKKKAESMGVRVLYGDTDSVFLDNPSKEQQEELVRWSQEVLGIDLEVEKTFKYVALSDRKKNYIGVYKSGHVEVKGLSGKKRNTPDFVQEAFRKMLDVLSKVDNVEGFEAAKEEIREIVNHVLDRLEGKTEPYSPEDLAFRVQMTKPIENYGSTMPQHVRAAKMLRDAGYDIQSGQLIEYIKTKDEAGVLPVQMARGKAYWIDTDKYVDTLRSVFGQVLDAVGIDFDELLGFTTLDQFI; this comes from the coding sequence ATGGCAAAGAAAAATGATAATCCGGATCAAGGGCAGGCAAGTCTTGATGATTTCTTTGGCTCGTCTGAGGAGCCACCCATGCAGAGCGAACAGCAGGTTCAAGAGACCAATGATCCTCCCCCAGATTTTGGTTCCGATCCCGTTGAACCAACATCTACTGTTGTCATCATAAATAACGATGAACCTGCGGATGAAGACGAAGAGGATGTCGAGTCTGAGACGCCATCTGAGTCTTCTATTGAGAACGAAGAGATTGCACCGCAATCCGATTACTGGGTCTCTAAGCGTGTCACCCCACAAAATCTTCCTCCCTCCTTTGTACTATCTATTGATTACAATGGCCAAAAGAACAAGGCCATGGTGCGACTCTACCGTCCTGATACCGAGGACACCGTATTCTGGTTTGACAACACCAACCATCAACCCTATTGTTATACGGACCTCCCGCCTCAGGCCGCAGAGTACAAGGTGAAACAGAATCGCGGTTTTGTCAGGACCGAGACCGTCCAGCTCCAAGACCTTCTTCATGATCGACCTGTGACCATGACCAAGGTCATTGCAAACAACCCACTTGCGATCGGTGGTACTCGGGACTCGATACGAGAGCTCTTGACCATGCGAGAACGGAGCGGAGACCCTAGTGCCCCTACAGTGACGGTCAATCACGCGTGGGAGGCAAATATTCGCTATAGGAACTGTTACACTTACGATAGCAACATAGTTCCCGGAATGATGTATCGAATAGAGAATGGCGCCTTACTCCCTTGCCCTCCTGATCTAAATGAATCGGTCCTTGAGAAGTTTCGTGAGACTCTGGGTGATGATCCTGAACTGGAACGAATCGTTGACCTCTATGCTCCAATGTTCTTTACAGAAGTCCCAGACATCAAACGAATAGCTTTGGACATTGAAGTCTATTCTCCTATGGCCAATCGTGTCCCTGATGCCAATACTGCACCGTACCCTGTTACTGCAATAGGACTCTCTGATAATGAGGGGTACAATGTCTGTCTGGTCCTAAAGCGAAAGGGTCACCCTGAGGGCACGAGGGGTCCTGATTATCCAAAGCAATTACGCCTGATTTTCTATGATGATGAGAAACAGATGCTTCTTGATGCCTTCAAGAAGATCGAAGAGTATCCAATCGTTCTGACCTTTGTGGGTGACGCCTTTGATTTTAATTATCTCTATCATCGCTCTAGCAAACTTGGAATTGATCTCAAGCGCCAGTGTCCGATCTATCTAGGTCGGGATGTTGCCCTTCTACAGACTGGTGTGCATGTAGACCTCTACAAATTCCTCAAGAATGCGTCTATCCGACTATACGCACTATCTGGTGCGTATGAACGGACCAATCTCGATTCAATTGCACAGGGGCTCCTCGGTTTCGGAAAACTAGAACGTAGTACTGAGATTGCCGATCTGCCCTATTTTGAGTTAGCACACTATTGTTGGCTTGACGCAAATATCACCCTTCAAATCACGACCTTCAATGATAACCTCCTCTTGCGCCTGATGGTGCTCTTGATGCGTATCTCCCGATTGAGCATGGAGGATGTCACACGGCAAGGTATCTCTTCTTGGATCCAATCACTCTTTCGACAGGAACACCGTTCTCGTAAGGCATTGATCCCGCGTCAAATCGATATTGCTACTGCAAAAGGGGATGCAGCTCAGACAACTGCTATGATCAAAGATAAGCGGTTCAAAGGGGCGATCGTTATCGAGCCTGTTCCCGGAGTTCATTTCAATACCTGTGTCCTTGACTTTGCAAGTCTGTATCCCACCATCATGAAGCAACACAACATCAGCTATGAGACCGTTGATTGTCCCCATGAGGAATGTCGTCTTGCAACGGATAACCGTGTTCCCGAGACCGAACATTGGGTGTGCAAAAAGCATCGTGGGATGATCAGCCAGACCATTGGCTTTTTCCGGGATACGCGGGTTCGATGGTTCAAGCGGTTGAGTAAGGACAAGTCCCTTGATGAACGAACACGCGGTTGGTACACGGTTGTTGAGAAGGCTCTGAAGGTGTTCGTCAATGCGTCCTATGGTGTGACCGGTGCCCAACATTTCGAATTATTCTGCATGCCAGCTGCGGAGAGCGTCACCGCATTTGGTCGCCATGCTATCCTCCAGACCAAGAAGAAAGCCGAGTCCATGGGCGTGCGGGTGCTTTACGGGGACACTGACTCCGTGTTTCTTGATAATCCATCAAAGGAGCAACAGGAAGAACTTGTCCGCTGGTCTCAGGAAGTACTTGGGATTGATCTTGAGGTGGAAAAGACATTCAAGTATGTTGCCTTATCTGACAGAAAGAAGAACTACATAGGTGTATACAAGTCCGGGCATGTTGAGGTGAAAGGTCTCAGTGGCAAAAAGCGAAACACTCCTGACTTTGTGCAGGAGGCTTTCCGTAAGATGCTTGATGTCCTAAGCAAAGTGGATAATGTTGAGGGGTTCGAGGCGGCAAAGGAGGAGATTCGAGAGATTGTCAATCATGTGTTGGATCGGCTCGAAGGCAAGACCGAACCATACTCCCCCGAGGACCTTGCGTTCCGCGTGCAGATGACGAAACCCATTGAGAATTATGGCTCAACTATGCCGCAACATGTTCGTGCAGCCAAGATGCTCAGGGACGCAGGATACGACATTCAGTCTGGGCAGTTGATCGAATATATCAAGACAAAGGACGAGGCTGGTGTTCTCCCAGTTCAGATGGCAAGGGGCAAGGCATATTGGATCGACACGGACAAGTATGTGGATACACTCCGGTCGGTCTTTGGTCAGGTCCTTGATGCTGTTGGGATCGACTTTGACGAGCTTCTTGGCTTCACGACACTTGATCAATTCATCTGA
- a CDS encoding AAA family ATPase produces the protein MADRLDKGVKALLDKAIDLDKRGMTKEACQYYLKASKVLIKMSNAAALPSLRDLYFKRAQECVDRVRHLSGIEKRDSPSIGLVRPTPIEPESETEADADKGTPSAETIEVDEETKKLQEMMSDTIVTEVPDVRMDDVAGLEDAKQAIQDAIIAPMKHPELFKGRVRQPWRGILFYGPAGCGKTLIARAVASEIKATFFNVSAANIVSKWLGESERLVHTLFELARKNQPAIVFIDEIDSIGGARSGDDVGGERRMKTQLLTELQGLASSPDERITVIGATNLPWEIDFALRSRFEKRIHVPLPDKIARKSIFEIHMTDIEIGANVDYDELADLTAGYSGRDISIVCREASMEPIRDLQRSGRLDDDKEILDVRPVERGDFLRAISNTRPATSPENVRKYIEWAEAT, from the coding sequence ATGGCAGATAGATTGGATAAAGGGGTCAAGGCACTTCTTGATAAAGCAATTGACCTTGATAAGAGGGGAATGACAAAAGAGGCCTGTCAGTATTATCTGAAGGCCAGTAAAGTTCTCATCAAAATGTCTAATGCAGCAGCATTACCATCATTACGAGACCTATATTTCAAACGCGCCCAAGAGTGCGTAGATAGGGTTCGCCATCTATCGGGCATCGAAAAGAGAGATAGTCCCTCAATTGGACTTGTCAGACCCACCCCTATCGAACCCGAGAGCGAAACTGAAGCGGATGCTGATAAGGGAACACCCAGTGCGGAGACCATAGAGGTTGATGAGGAGACCAAGAAGCTTCAAGAGATGATGTCTGACACTATTGTGACAGAAGTCCCCGATGTGCGTATGGATGATGTGGCAGGACTTGAAGATGCCAAACAAGCAATTCAAGATGCGATCATTGCACCAATGAAGCATCCGGAACTGTTCAAGGGGCGAGTGCGACAGCCCTGGAGAGGGATATTGTTCTATGGCCCCGCAGGGTGCGGTAAGACATTGATCGCGCGTGCAGTTGCATCTGAAATCAAGGCAACCTTCTTCAACGTGTCTGCTGCAAACATCGTCAGCAAGTGGCTAGGCGAGTCAGAGAGGCTCGTCCATACATTGTTTGAATTGGCCCGGAAAAATCAGCCTGCGATTGTGTTCATTGATGAGATCGATTCCATTGGTGGCGCCAGATCAGGTGATGATGTGGGTGGCGAGCGTAGAATGAAGACTCAATTACTCACCGAACTCCAAGGCCTTGCCAGTAGTCCGGATGAACGGATTACTGTAATTGGCGCCACAAACCTTCCTTGGGAGATCGACTTTGCTCTACGTTCTCGCTTTGAGAAACGGATACATGTACCTCTCCCGGACAAGATCGCACGGAAGAGCATTTTTGAGATCCACATGACAGATATTGAAATTGGTGCAAACGTCGATTACGATGAGCTTGCGGATCTCACAGCAGGATACAGTGGCCGCGATATCAGTATCGTATGTCGAGAGGCCTCAATGGAACCAATCCGTGATCTCCAAAGAAGTGGAAGACTTGATGATGATAAGGAGATCTTGGATGTAAGACCAGTCGAGCGCGGAGACTTTCTACGAGCCATCAGTAACACACGACCAGCAACATCTCCTGAGAACGTCAGAAAATACATCGAATGGGCGGAGGCGACCTAA
- a CDS encoding SNF7 family protein, which yields MGSIRKAFTWGRKKPDVSEMLSRLRILVRQLERERNKMEKEARDAKARAVKARKTSNREAYQMYATEMVRLRRSTLVLDKTRLRILRIISHVQRAQTTAKVSMAVGQVAEIMKMLGDATETPKVIDHLDEISRRLEEFEIESGIVGEAFEVTSDSRVSSEDLTAAMAEIDAEAGVATAVSPTHVVISESDKLEDEIRALEEELGK from the coding sequence TTGGGTTCCATAAGAAAGGCCTTCACATGGGGGCGAAAAAAGCCCGACGTGTCTGAGATGCTCAGCCGGCTCAGGATACTTGTTCGTCAGCTAGAACGTGAGCGTAATAAGATGGAGAAAGAAGCCCGTGATGCTAAGGCACGTGCGGTCAAGGCGCGCAAGACCAGCAACCGTGAGGCGTATCAGATGTATGCCACTGAAATGGTTCGGTTGCGTCGCTCCACTCTAGTCCTTGACAAGACGCGGTTGCGTATCCTTCGTATTATCTCTCATGTTCAACGGGCTCAGACGACTGCAAAGGTCAGTATGGCAGTAGGTCAGGTCGCAGAGATTATGAAGATGCTGGGTGATGCGACTGAGACCCCCAAGGTGATAGATCATCTAGACGAGATCTCACGCAGGTTGGAAGAGTTTGAGATCGAGAGCGGAATTGTCGGTGAGGCCTTTGAAGTAACAAGCGATAGTCGTGTCAGTTCTGAAGATCTTACAGCAGCCATGGCAGAGATTGATGCCGAGGCTGGTGTTGCTACGGCGGTTTCGCCAACACATGTGGTCATCAGTGAGAGCGATAAATTGGAGGACGAGATTCGCGCTCTTGAAGAGGAACTCGGAAAATAA
- a CDS encoding TldD/PmbA family protein, with translation MEDLAQMAIEAALNAGASFADVRVENTIMTTIEMSDGVTRRTTAARLKGAGIRAFIDGAWAFAQTTDLSPAGMRATGESVARLALATKSKVMEKFEIDGPSFTAKVHLDVKRPFHDVSMEEKMAFVKQIDSQARAFDARISNTRTVYGDVWTELYIVNSLGTSVYMENALPRIISIPTAKEGGNRQRAFKSVGVRGGFEMMEKDDAQNIGASAAKHAIDLLASVAAKGGVYDVIMDPVLNGVMVHEAFGHACEADNWPAHTTVLEELIGKSVGPDFLNISDDPTLPGLRGSFEYDWEGTRTRKRHLVKNGVLTEILHSLETASRLGMEPNGAARSQTFSHFPIPRMSNTFMERGDWGVEEMFEDTKHGILLCKFNYGYTDPAKGQFMFQASHGFLIENGEIGQMVRDVSLAGQILEVLSKVDAVGKDFELDAGTCGKNGQYVPDMSGGPHARVREIPVGGM, from the coding sequence ATGGAAGATCTCGCACAAATGGCCATTGAAGCAGCATTGAATGCTGGGGCATCCTTTGCTGATGTTCGAGTCGAAAACACGATCATGACCACAATTGAGATGAGTGATGGTGTAACTCGTCGAACTACAGCTGCGCGATTAAAAGGCGCTGGAATTCGCGCCTTTATTGATGGTGCGTGGGCTTTCGCCCAGACTACTGATCTCTCTCCTGCTGGAATGCGGGCCACTGGTGAATCCGTGGCACGGCTTGCCTTGGCCACCAAGAGCAAGGTGATGGAAAAATTCGAGATTGATGGGCCCTCCTTTACTGCTAAGGTGCACCTTGATGTTAAACGTCCCTTTCATGATGTATCCATGGAAGAAAAGATGGCCTTTGTGAAACAGATTGACTCACAGGCTAGAGCGTTTGATGCCCGCATATCCAATACACGAACGGTCTATGGTGATGTATGGACCGAACTCTACATTGTCAATTCTCTTGGGACCTCGGTCTACATGGAAAATGCTCTCCCGCGAATAATTTCAATTCCCACAGCAAAAGAGGGCGGCAATAGACAACGTGCTTTCAAGTCAGTTGGTGTGCGAGGGGGTTTTGAGATGATGGAGAAGGATGACGCGCAGAATATTGGGGCCTCTGCCGCCAAGCATGCAATTGACCTACTTGCATCAGTTGCGGCTAAGGGTGGCGTCTATGATGTGATCATGGATCCGGTTCTCAATGGCGTCATGGTTCACGAGGCATTTGGTCATGCTTGCGAGGCTGATAATTGGCCTGCCCATACCACTGTTCTCGAAGAGTTGATCGGAAAGTCGGTGGGCCCTGATTTTCTTAATATCAGCGACGATCCCACACTACCCGGTCTTCGAGGATCTTTCGAGTACGATTGGGAAGGCACGAGAACACGAAAGCGACACCTTGTCAAAAATGGAGTTCTGACTGAGATTCTTCACAGTCTTGAGACCGCCTCACGACTTGGAATGGAGCCTAATGGTGCAGCCCGATCGCAGACCTTTTCGCACTTTCCAATCCCCCGGATGAGCAATACTTTCATGGAGCGAGGTGATTGGGGTGTTGAAGAAATGTTTGAAGACACAAAGCACGGAATCCTCCTGTGCAAATTCAATTATGGATATACTGATCCTGCTAAGGGGCAGTTCATGTTTCAGGCATCACATGGTTTCTTGATTGAAAATGGAGAGATTGGTCAGATGGTTCGTGATGTTTCGTTGGCGGGTCAGATTCTTGAAGTTCTCTCAAAGGTCGATGCTGTGGGCAAAGACTTTGAATTGGATGCTGGAACCTGTGGTAAGAATGGACAGTACGTTCCAGATATGAGCGGTGGGCCACATGCACGGGTCCGTGAGATCCCAGTAGGAGGTATGTAA
- the aspS gene encoding aspartate--tRNA(Asn) ligase, with protein sequence MDYYARAGVEPIDGTKRTHLSSDITPHLAGQEVTLMGWVHILRDKGKIKFLILRDEGGIIQVVIPQKKVTEDVFEASGRLHPETVVAVTGNVVESKQAKAGVEILPTKIKILNTAEPLPIDVVEGKVSIELDTRLNNRILDLRKPTVNAIFRIQHSLIRFSREFLETNDFVEIHTPKIVAEATEGGANLFEIAYFDRKAFLAQSPQFYKQLMLLAGFGRVFEIAPVFRAEKHNTRRHINEYTSFDFEMAWISDVEEVMAMEEQMLHYAFKKTSETRFRELELLGVDFKIPSVPFPRIKYVEAIDLLNSEGKELSINDDLDPESERLLGEIFPEKYGTDLVFITHYPLELRPAYTMPSLTDEGMTESFDLTYKGMEITTGGQRIHLYDLLVERFKAKGFNPDHFTFYLDPFKYGAPPHGGLGLGVERLTMQVLGLENIREAALLPRDRDRITP encoded by the coding sequence ATGGATTACTATGCACGAGCAGGCGTCGAGCCTATTGATGGAACTAAGCGGACACACCTCTCTAGTGATATCACCCCACACCTTGCAGGCCAAGAAGTGACGCTAATGGGCTGGGTCCATATTCTCCGCGATAAGGGGAAGATCAAGTTCCTGATCCTCCGAGATGAGGGTGGTATCATCCAAGTTGTGATTCCTCAAAAGAAAGTGACAGAAGATGTGTTTGAGGCATCAGGGCGCCTCCACCCCGAGACCGTTGTTGCTGTGACCGGGAATGTCGTTGAGTCCAAGCAGGCAAAGGCTGGAGTTGAAATACTCCCCACAAAGATCAAGATACTCAACACTGCTGAGCCTCTTCCTATTGATGTGGTCGAGGGGAAGGTTTCGATTGAGCTGGATACACGACTGAATAACCGTATTCTAGACCTTCGCAAGCCCACCGTGAATGCAATCTTTCGCATACAACATTCTCTCATTCGCTTCTCTCGTGAATTTCTTGAGACAAATGACTTTGTGGAGATTCATACTCCCAAGATTGTTGCCGAGGCTACTGAGGGTGGTGCAAACCTCTTCGAGATTGCCTACTTTGACCGCAAGGCGTTTCTTGCACAGAGCCCGCAATTTTACAAACAATTGATGCTCCTTGCCGGGTTTGGTCGGGTCTTCGAGATCGCCCCCGTATTTCGTGCAGAGAAACACAACACGCGGCGACACATCAACGAGTATACCTCCTTTGACTTTGAGATGGCATGGATCAGTGATGTTGAGGAAGTCATGGCGATGGAGGAGCAGATGCTTCACTATGCATTCAAGAAGACCTCAGAGACTCGTTTCCGTGAACTTGAGCTCCTTGGAGTTGATTTTAAGATACCCTCAGTTCCCTTCCCCAGAATCAAGTATGTCGAGGCCATTGACCTGCTGAACTCAGAGGGTAAAGAGCTCTCAATCAATGATGATCTTGATCCTGAGAGTGAACGGCTGCTTGGCGAGATCTTCCCTGAGAAATATGGGACCGACCTTGTATTCATCACGCATTATCCTCTTGAGTTGCGTCCAGCCTATACTATGCCAAGCCTTACAGATGAGGGGATGACCGAGAGCTTTGATCTCACATACAAGGGTATGGAGATCACCACTGGTGGCCAACGTATTCATCTCTATGACCTCCTTGTAGAACGATTCAAGGCAAAAGGCTTCAATCCGGACCACTTCACATTCTATCTTGATCCATTCAAGTATGGAGCGCCTCCTCATGGAGGACTTGGATTGGGTGTGGAACGTCTGACCATGCAGGTCCTCGGTCTGGAGAATATACGTGAGGCAGCACTTCTTCCACGAGACCGTGATAGAATTACACCATAG